A region of the Candidatus Binataceae bacterium genome:
TCAGCGTCAGCAAAGGAAAAAGTTTCATGCCGGGTGCTGCGCTCCGGTGCGCCGCTTAAGCGGCGGGGCGGGTTTGACTTCCGGCTGAGGCGCGGGCTGCTCACGCTTGGGCTCGAAGCGATCCAGAAAGCGGGTCGAGACTCGGCCCAGGCGAAAATCGGGGTCGTCTAAAATCTTCAGATGAAGCGGAATGTTGGTCTTGATCCCGTCTATCACATACTCGCGCAGGGCGGCCTTGGTGCGCGCAATCGCCAACTCGCGATCTCCAGCATGGACTATCAGCTTGGCCACCATCGGGTCGTAGTGAACCGGAACTTCGTAGCCGTCGTACAAGGCGGTTTCCACCCTAACCCCCAGGCCGCCGGGCGAATGGTGGTTCGAAACCACCCCGGGCGAGGGCAGGTGACTTTCGGGATCCTCGGCGTAGATCCGGCATTCCAACGCCGCGCCGTGCAGCTCGACCTGACGCTGGCGCAGGCGCAGCGGTTCGCCCATCGCCAGGCGCAAGCTTTCCTTGACCAAATCGATCCCGGTAACCATTTCGGTTACTCCGTGCTCGACCTGAATC
Encoded here:
- a CDS encoding carbamoyl phosphate synthase, yielding AAAGGGGKGMRVARDADELARLFPLARAESEAAFGSRKMYLEKYLVEARHVEFQIVADNRRNAIHLGERDCSIQRRHQKVFEEAPCPVLSSRLREKMGKAAVRAAEVVGYTNVGTVEFLLTPDNQFYFIEMNTRIQVEHGVTEMVTGIDLVKESLRLAMGEPLRLRQRQVELHGAALECRIYAEDPESHLPSPGVVSNHHSPGGLGVRVETALYDGYEVPVHYDPMVAKLIVHAGDRELAIARTKAALREYVIDGIKTNIPLHLKILDDPDFRLGRVSTRFLDRFEPKREQPAPQPEVKPAPPLKRRTGAQHPA